In a single window of the Antennarius striatus isolate MH-2024 chromosome 3, ASM4005453v1, whole genome shotgun sequence genome:
- the LOC137592063 gene encoding transmembrane protein 132D produces the protein MRLYYRSRWILRILFATATAVLTQDLSSRELADGRSPPPGAFLPVAYEVRNADALFLKEAGQDFMRNASTRTHTQPFVVLRAGRRPAIDASYGAVSAQQPLPGDLLQAGRLFNAPGVSTFNWRIRAFVLTPRVTSSKPKVRVLFYVGGRDWDRGEGAAGELPCVTVYAFWQTQEVRGSCALGGERGTCMAELAPPPGWFALGGDGAGRDKQDPSAGNPVEIYYQAKPGGRCDAADGSRWGGSQQEAELVPVTPMQRIGSVRLLQVPKGMATLSRLKLGNAIVIRTSSKPLKKSDVASFYVLMASSAQITNFTLRATVKRGVTFRTATPSNSLLWDITLDMGADGAIAVVCQRKAPVPGKRLEGGLLEVLQMDFEVEELSGPLDSQVIVWKLEMTAPPKGGAKTEGAMRIYTTQRDFVGLAPLVMAADVVNTAVLTGKKVAMAVRTVAVEEDGAITDVSDYTDCSSTDDQVLKVSDRCDYVFVNGKETKGKVKMMVNFTYSYLSTQLELSVWMPRLPLQIEVSDPELSQIKNWRVPILTSKRAGWNSEEDDRKGRGCMLQFQHATVRVLTHFVAEQADPRDPQAYFLGSDWQMDVTRLVRYFMKVEDPRVARLQAGRVLSGRDLGTTSIQVFSPLSDAILAKTTVKVVDDKVTITDLGVQLVAGLTMTLQLSPGSNQAILATTTTEEVLQSPKQTALVSSWVQFSDGNQTPLDIYDAADYRLTVTSLDRGVVSVQGAPSVVVAEGEGEGVLVRVEMSICEVCQKSKRKSTVAMGNGSLKVKFQANGRRPVSSTGSIFSSTVGSEGNGNDGQEGDIGRKQRQPSQDPSVRSSTSEVESFMQKITTTIKSTERTFMTSGSLGGVGKTSGLGSPSSPTSTVNVSSKTYGSDNMIVEDMGSVSFTSTVKAPGNLVNYNNFPTKVDLPGQKSDEDIGEEMLANRPLTDLEIGMYALLGVFCLAILVFLVNCISYVVKFRHKKPPSHGQEPTGHRHDWVWLGTDAELVMSVPGSPVQQDSQTATTVIDIGPGKTASLPRRPSCLASVTDSPVSCVGSLRCKPLHPESLHSPTSKRKRVQFTTFSTLERQHSPHLPPRENGHGIHWVGKENSCEGKPQVPLMETGEHL, from the exons ATGCGTCTTTATTACCGGAGCCGGTGGATTTTACGGATTTTATTCGCCACTGCTACGGCAGTTCTCACACAAG ATCTAAGCAGTCGTGAGCTGGCGGACGGCAGGAGCCCGCCGCCCGGCGCCTTCTTGCCCGTGGCCTACGAGGTGCGGAACGCCGACGCCCTCTTCCTGAAGGAGGCGGGGCAGGACTTCATGAGGAACGCCAGCACGCGGACGCACACGCAGCCCTTCGTGGTCCTGAGGGCGGGGCGTCGGCCCGCCATCGACGCATCCTACGGTGCCGTGAGCGCCCAGCAGCCGCTGCCGGGCGACCTGCTGCAGGCCGGGCGGCTCTTCAACGCCCCCGGGGTGTCCACCTTCAACTGGAGGATCCGGGCGTTCGTGCTCACGCCCCGGGTCACCTCCTCCAAGCCCAAGGTGCGGGTTCTGTTCTACGTGGGGGGGCGGGACTGGGACCGGGGGGAGGGCGCGGCGGGCGAGCTGCCCTGCGTGACGGTGTACGCCTTCTGGCAGACGCAGGAAGTGAGGGGCTCCTGCGCCCTGGGGGGCGAAAGGGGCACCTGCATGGCCgagctggccccgcccccaggctGGTTCGCCctggggggggacggcgccGGCCGGGACAAGCAGGACCCGAGCGCCGGGAACCCCGTGGAGATTTACTACCAGGCCAAACCGGGCGGGAGGTGCGACGCGGCGGATGGGAGTCGCTGGGGGGGCTCgcagcaggaggcggagcttgtcCCGGTCACGCCCATGCAGAGGATCGGCAGCGTGCGCCTCCTGCAGGTCCCCAAAGGAATGGCGACTCTGTCCCGCCTCAAGCTGGGGAACGCCATCGTCATCCGGACCTCCTCCAAGCCGCTGAAGAAGAGCGACGTCGCCTCCTTCTACGTCCTGATGGCGAGCTCCGCCCAGATCACCAACTTCACTCTGAG GGCGACCGTGAAAAGGGGCGTGACCTTTCGCACAGCGACGCCCAGCAACTCCCTGCTGTGGGACATCACCCTGGACATGGGGGCAGATGGAGCCATCGCTGTTGTTTGTCAGAGGAAGGCCCCCGTACCTgggaaaag GCTGGAGGGGGGTCTCCTGGAGGTGCTGCAGATGGACTTTGAAGTGGAGGAGCTGAGCGGTCCCCTGGACAGTCAGGTGATCGTATGGAAGCTGGAGATGACGGCCCCGCCCAAAGGCGGAGCCAAGACCGAGGGGGCGATGAGGATCTACACCACCCAGAGGGACTTTGTTGGCCTGGCGCCTCTGGTGATG GCCGCGGACGTGGTGAACACGGCCGTCCTGACAGGGAAGAAGGTGGCGATGGCGGTGAGGACCGTCGCTGTGGAGGAGGACGGCGCCATCACCGACGTGTCCGACTACACCGACTGCAGCTCCACTGACGACCAGGTGCTCAAG GTGTCGGACAGGTGCGACTACGTTTTTGTGAATGGCAAAGAGACGAAGGGAAaggtgaagatgatggtgaaCTTCACCTACAGCTACCTGAGCACTCAGCTGGAGCTCAGCGTGTGGATGCCCCGACTTCCCCTCCAGATCGAGGTGTCGGACCCGGAGCTGAGCCAGATCAAGAACTGGAGGGTCCCCATACTGACGTCCAAAAG AGCTGGTTGGAACAGCGAGGAAGACgacaggaaggggaggggctGCATGCTGCAGTTCCAGCATGCCACGGTTCGAGTGCTGACTCACTTTGTGGCGGAGCAGGCTGACCCTCGGGACCCCCAGGCATACTTCCTGGGCTCGGATTGGCAGATGGATGTCACCAGACTGGTTCGATACTTCATGAAGGTAGAAGACCCCCGGGTGGCGAGGCTCCAGGCAGGAAGGGTGCTGTCGGGGCGAGACCTTGGTACCACCTCCATCCAG GTGTTTTCTCCGCTGTCTGATGCTATCTTGGCCAAGACAACTGTTAAAGTCGTGGATGACAAAGTCACCATCACAGACTTGGGTGTCCAACTGGTAGCGGGTCTCACCATGACTTTACAGCTCAGCCCAGGAAGTAATCAGGCCATTCTGGCTACCACAACCACGGAAGAGGTTCTACAGAGCCCCAAACAG ACAGCTTTGGTCAGTTCTTGGGTGCAGTTCAGTGACGGCAACCAGACGCCCCTCGACATCTATGACGCTGCCGACTACAGACTGACTGTGACCTCTCTCGATCGGGGGGTGGTGTCAGTGCAAGGCGCTCCTTCAGTTGTGGTGGCGGAAGGTGAAGGCGAGGGAGTCCTGGTCAGAGTGGAGATGTCCATCTGTGAGGTTTGCCAGAAGTCCAAACGCAAAAGCACTGTTGCCATGGGAAATGGCAGCCTCAAGGTGAAGTTCCAGGCGAATGGCAGGCGTCCGGTCAGCAGCACCGGCAGCATCTTCAGTAGCACGGTTGGCAGCGAGGGCAACGGAAACGATGGGCAAGAAGGGGACATTGGACGGAAGCAGAGGCAGCCTTCCCAGGATCCTTCAGTGCGAAGTTCGACCTCAGAGGTGGAGAGTTTCATGCAGAAGATCACAACCACAATCAAATCTACAGAACGGACCTTCATGACCAGCGGCAGCCTCGGGGGAGTTGGTAAGACCAGTGGTTTAGGAAGTCCTAGCAGCCCCACCAGCACGGTGAATGTCAGCAGCAAAACGTACGGCTCCGACAACATGATCGTGGAGGATATGGGCAGCGTGAGCTTTACAAGCACCGTGAAGGCACCTGGGAACCTGGTCAACTATAACAACTTCCCCACCAAAGTGGACCTACCTGGGCAGAAGTCGGATGAAGACATTGGTGAAGAAATGTTGGCCAACAGACCGCTCACAGACTTAGAGATCGGCATGTACGCTTTGTTGGGTGTCTTCTGTTTGGCAATCTTGGTTTTTCTGGTCAACTGCATCTCATACGTGGTGAAGTTCAGGCACAAGAAGCCCCCCTCTCACGGCCAGGAGCCCACGGGGCACAGGCATGACTGGGTATGGCTCGGCACCGATGCCGAGCTGGTGATGAGCGTTCCTGGAAGTCCCGTCCAGCAAGACTCCCAGACCGCTACCACCGTTATAGACATCGGGCCTGGTAAGACTGCCTCTTTACCCAGAAGACCCAGCTGCCTGGCTTCTGTGACAGACTCTCCAGTCAGTTGCGTGGGTTCCCTCAGGTGCAAACCCCTGCATCCCGAGTCCCTCCACTCCCCCACCAGCAAGAGGAAGCGGGTCCAGTTCACGACCTTCTCCACGCTGGAGCGCCAGCACTCGCCACACCTCCCGCCGAGGGAGAACGGCCACGGGATCCACTGGGTTGGGAAAGAGAACAGCTGCGAAGGGAAGCCCCAGGTACCCCTCATGGAGACGGGGGAGCATTTATAA